A genomic window from Spiroplasma endosymbiont of Labia minor includes:
- the gmk gene encoding guanylate kinase produces MINTKKRGKIIILSGPSGVGKGSVNKFLFEDKLLKLNYSVSMTTRSKRPGEINGVNYFFVSREEFYKAIENNDLIEYAEFIGNFYGTPRKYVYDKIENGENVVLEIEVIGATQVLKKENPNDIISLFLMPPSLSILQERLFSRGTEEVDVVKQRLEKALLEIPLKYKYDYVIENDNLENTIAKIKDVLQKENITNYNTLESVFNKLRKIITTIVEVKYMFFVENWRFNLDLLGENKEPSERTMEETLALNDDEFKIKLINTLTDAAYHEILAHGKLDNLLNKEIIEQLCERLMLEINFFTI; encoded by the coding sequence ATGATTAATACAAAAAAAAGAGGCAAAATTATTATTCTATCTGGTCCATCTGGAGTTGGTAAAGGTTCTGTTAATAAATTTTTATTTGAAGATAAATTATTAAAATTAAATTATTCTGTGTCAATGACAACACGTAGTAAACGACCGGGAGAAATAAATGGTGTAAATTATTTTTTTGTTTCAAGAGAAGAATTTTATAAAGCCATTGAAAATAATGATTTAATAGAATATGCAGAATTTATTGGTAATTTTTATGGAACACCAAGAAAATATGTTTATGATAAAATTGAAAATGGTGAGAATGTTGTTTTAGAAATAGAAGTTATTGGTGCGACACAAGTATTAAAAAAGGAAAATCCAAATGATATAATTTCTTTATTTTTAATGCCACCAAGTTTATCAATTTTGCAAGAGCGTTTATTTTCTAGAGGAACAGAGGAAGTCGATGTTGTAAAACAAAGGCTTGAAAAAGCTCTTTTAGAAATACCATTAAAATATAAGTATGATTATGTTATTGAAAACGATAATTTAGAAAATACCATTGCTAAAATTAAAGATGTTTTGCAAAAAGAAAACATTACAAATTACAATACATTAGAATCTGTGTTTAATAAATTGCGCAAAATTATTACGACTATAGTTGAAGTAAAGTATATGTTTTTTGTGGAAAATTGGCGTTTCAATTTAGATTTATTAGGTGAAAATAAAGAACCATCAGAGAGAACGATGGAAGAAACTTTGGCTTTAAATGACGATGAATTTAAAATAAAACTAATAAATACTTTAACAGATGCTGCTTATCACGAAATTTTAGCGCATGGCAAATTAGACAATTTATTAAATAAAGAAATTATTGAGCAATTATGTGAAAGATTAATGCTAGAGATTAATTTTTTCACAATTTAA
- a CDS encoding RsmD family RNA methyltransferase — translation MNVISGKFKGRKLIALEGRNTRPTIQYIKEDMFNILDNWFFFENKKSLDLFGGSGALSLEGVSRGILHAYINDLSKDAVKIIEQNFHDISKSCYSLFNLDYKIVLTCLLEQNITIDLIYFDPPFANIEFYYDFFEFIKTSKLLNNFGVIICESPILLNEDEISQFVLLKYKNYKNKHLYILRREDENND, via the coding sequence ATGAACGTTATCTCAGGAAAATTTAAGGGCAGAAAATTAATTGCTTTAGAAGGAAGAAATACTCGACCAACGATTCAATATATCAAAGAAGATATGTTTAATATATTAGATAATTGATTTTTTTTTGAAAATAAGAAATCATTAGATCTATTTGGCGGTTCTGGTGCTTTGTCATTAGAAGGAGTATCAAGAGGCATTTTACATGCATATATAAATGATTTATCCAAAGATGCAGTTAAAATTATTGAACAAAATTTCCATGATATTTCAAAATCATGTTATAGTCTATTTAATTTAGATTATAAAATTGTATTAACTTGCTTACTTGAACAAAATATCACAATTGATTTAATATATTTTGACCCACCATTTGCAAATATAGAATTTTATTATGATTTTTTTGAATTTATAAAAACCAGTAAATTACTTAATAATTTTGGGGTGATAATTTGCGAATCGCCAATATTATTAAATGAAGATGAGATTTCACAGTTTGTATTGCTAAAATATAAAAATTATAAAAATAAACATTTATATATACTAAGGAGAGAGGATGAAAATAATGATTAA